A stretch of Pomacea canaliculata isolate SZHN2017 linkage group LG6, ASM307304v1, whole genome shotgun sequence DNA encodes these proteins:
- the LOC112565566 gene encoding splicing factor 3A subunit 3-like codes for MESLLEQQRRYHEERERLVDAMTKEAFLQKKTQRDQINSDTRMKFLLDRFVEVTGELKELYEDKDGLRKEEIQALAGPNEYAEFRQRLTAIDKFYAQHPNEISVPMSIEFDELAKQRENPSDEAQNLVDFTDEEGYGKYLDLHECYIRFLNLKGVDKMDYISYLSSFDELYRIPKEKKTTAFREYLVFLLDYLSQYLSKVKPLLDQNETMEQVQTQFELDWADGVVPGWPKEATGALTHAGAHLDLSAFSSWEELASLGLDRLKSALMALGLKCGGTLEERAQRLFSTKGKTLEQLDPALFAKSKPGKAGKTGKETEKQKEIALLEAQAYRLAELLSEQRTATRENVQRKQAQTGEERQESDEEQYTDTESDDEDDDIPYNPKNLPLGWDGKPIPYWLYKLHGLNISYTCEICGNFTYRGPKAFQRHFAESRHAHGMRCLGIPNTAHFANVTSIEDALSLWNKIKSGKETERWKADVEEEYEDSQGNILNRKMYDLLKKQGVL; via the exons ATGGAGTCATTATTAGAACAACAACGGCGTTATCACGAAGAAAGAGAACGACTCGTAGATGCTATGACCAAAGAGGcatttcttcaaaagaaaacg cAACGGGACCAGATAAATTCAGACACACGGATGAAGTTTCTGCTGGAT CGTTTTGTTGAAGTTACGGGAGAACTGAAGGAGCTTTATGAGGACAAGGATGG ATTGAGGAAGGAAGAAATACAAGCATTGGCAGGCCCTAATGAGTATGCAGAGTTCCGACAGCGTCTAACAGCCATTGATAAATTTTATGCTCAGCACCCTAAtgag ATCAGTGTGCCCATGTCTATAGAGTTTGATGAACTGGCTAAACAACGTGAAAACCCATCAGATGAGGCACaga ATCTTGTTGACTTCACTGATGAAGAAGGTTATGGAAAATACCTTGACTTGCACGAGTGCTACATTCGCTTTCTCAACTTGAAGGGAGTGGAC aaaatggaCTACATCTCATACCTTTCATCATTTGATGAACTGTACAGAATAcccaaggaaaagaaaacaacggcTTTCAGAGA GTATTTGGTTTTTCTTCTTGACTACCTAAGCCAGTATCTCAGTAAGGTCAAACCATTACTTGACCAAAATGAG ACAATGGAGCAAGTGCAGACACAGTTTGAACTGGACTGGGCAGATGGTGTAGTGCCTGGGTGGCCA AAAGAAGCAACTGGTGCCCTCACACATGCTGGAGCTCACCTGGATCTCTCAGCCTTTTCCTCCTGGGAG GAGTTGGCATCCTTGGGATTGGATCGTCTCAAATCTGCTCTCATGGCTCTTGGATTAAAATGTGGAGG GACTCTAGAGGAGCGTGCTCAGCGCCTTTTCAGCACCAAAGGCAAAACTCTGGAGCAGCTTGATCCTGCCCTGTTTGCAAAGTCTAAGCCTGGCAAGGCTGGCAAGACGGG AAAAGAGACGGAGAAACAAAAGGAGATTGCTTTGCTAGAGGCCCAAGCTTATCGGCTTGCCGAATTGCTGAGTGAGCAGCGTACAGCCACACGTGAAAATGTTCAGCGGAAACAGGCACAGACTGGTGAGGAGAGGCAGGAGAGTGATGAAGAGCAATACACTGATACAGAAtcagatgatgaggatgatgacatcCCATATAATCCAAAGAATCTGCCACTGGGCTGGGATGGCAAG CCTATTCCATACTGGTTGTACAAACTGCATGGTCTTAACATCAGTTACACCTGTGAGATTTGTGGAAATTTCACGTATCGTGGCCCCAAAGCTTTCCAGAGACATTTTGCT GAATCACGCCATGCTCATGGAATGAGATGTCTTGGAATCCCAAACACTGCACACTTTGCTAATGTCACATCAATAGAGGATGCTTTATCTT TGTGGAACAAAATCAAATCTGGCAAAGAGACGGAAAGATGGAAAGCAGATGTTGAG GAGGAGTATGAAGATTCCCAGGGAAATATTCTCAACAGAAAGATGTATGACCTGTTGAAGAAACAAGGAGTACTCTAA